A window of the Myxococcus fulvus genome harbors these coding sequences:
- a CDS encoding flagellar biosynthesis protein FlhA produces MKALTSWLSKVKRSSDLVLAVAMAAVLGALIIPLPAWLLDVGLAVNLAAGVALLVAALRAKDALKVTSFPTLLLFTTLFRLALNVSSTRLALAEGHAGDVIQAFGEFVVQGDYVVGGVVFAILSLVQFLVVAKGAERVAEVSARFTLDAMPGKQMSIDADLRAGAIDQAQARKRRRDLERESQMFGAMDGAMKFVKGDVIAGLVIVAVNLLGGSLIGVLQGGLSLSEAAATFALIAIGDGLVSQVPSLCITVAAGLVVTRVASEREEDSLGAEIGAQFFGEARTLWVVAGLCVVLALMPGMPHLTFLVLAAALAGLGYALSRGAALPVAAGSESEASGEKAGASGKEAAPPMSVALPVGVSPLTLDLAPDLTVLTQSSGGAFVHEQLNAVRDELFFELGIRVPGIRVRTQAAYLSPGEYRILVDEVPAGGGQLTPGVLYALAPPEELAFLQVKAEPAVEPATGRSISRIPESGRGPVELAQVQVLRPEALLAEHLRAVLRSRAAELLGLQDVQGLLEGLEPRAPMLVKEALQKVPLPLLTDVLRKLLQEGVSIRDLKAILEALVSPTTEGDATALAERCRQALRRYLSHKFAPTGPLYAYLVDPEVEEILRAAGPRGLSPDPERVAEILEGVRQVATGGKAVLLTAPDVRRSLRRLCEGAFPDVAVLTYGELDGALQIRPIGRLSPVSHGM; encoded by the coding sequence ATGAAGGCCCTGACGTCGTGGTTGTCGAAGGTGAAGCGCTCATCGGACCTGGTGCTCGCGGTGGCGATGGCCGCCGTGCTGGGCGCGCTCATCATCCCCCTGCCGGCGTGGCTGCTGGACGTGGGCCTGGCGGTGAACCTGGCGGCGGGCGTGGCGCTGCTGGTGGCCGCGCTGCGCGCGAAGGACGCGCTGAAGGTGACGTCCTTCCCGACGTTGCTGTTGTTCACCACCCTGTTCCGCCTGGCGCTCAACGTCTCGTCCACGCGACTGGCGCTCGCGGAGGGGCATGCGGGCGACGTCATCCAGGCGTTCGGCGAGTTCGTGGTGCAGGGGGACTACGTGGTCGGTGGCGTGGTGTTCGCCATCCTCTCGCTGGTGCAGTTCCTGGTGGTGGCGAAGGGCGCGGAGCGTGTCGCGGAGGTGTCCGCCCGGTTCACCCTGGACGCGATGCCGGGCAAGCAGATGTCCATCGACGCGGACCTGCGCGCGGGGGCCATCGACCAGGCTCAGGCCCGCAAGCGCAGGAGGGATTTGGAGCGCGAGTCGCAGATGTTCGGCGCGATGGACGGCGCGATGAAGTTCGTGAAGGGCGACGTCATCGCGGGCCTCGTCATCGTCGCGGTGAACCTGCTCGGGGGCTCGCTCATCGGCGTGTTGCAGGGAGGGCTGTCGCTCTCCGAGGCGGCCGCGACGTTCGCGCTCATCGCCATCGGTGATGGGCTCGTGTCCCAGGTGCCGTCGCTCTGCATCACCGTGGCGGCGGGGCTCGTCGTCACGCGGGTGGCCTCTGAGCGGGAGGAGGACTCGCTGGGCGCGGAGATTGGCGCGCAGTTCTTCGGCGAGGCCCGGACGCTCTGGGTCGTCGCGGGACTGTGTGTTGTCCTCGCGTTGATGCCGGGCATGCCGCACCTGACGTTCCTGGTGCTGGCGGCGGCCCTGGCGGGACTCGGGTACGCCCTGTCGCGCGGCGCGGCCCTTCCGGTGGCGGCGGGAAGCGAGTCGGAGGCGTCGGGCGAGAAGGCGGGGGCTTCCGGGAAGGAGGCCGCTCCTCCGATGAGCGTGGCGCTTCCGGTGGGTGTGTCCCCGCTCACCCTGGACCTCGCGCCGGACCTGACGGTGCTGACGCAGTCCTCCGGGGGTGCGTTCGTGCACGAACAGCTCAACGCGGTTCGGGACGAGCTCTTCTTCGAGCTGGGCATCCGTGTCCCCGGCATCCGCGTGAGGACCCAGGCCGCCTATCTGTCCCCGGGGGAGTATCGAATCCTGGTGGATGAAGTCCCCGCGGGCGGCGGGCAGCTGACCCCGGGCGTGCTCTATGCCCTGGCGCCTCCGGAGGAACTCGCGTTCCTCCAGGTGAAGGCGGAGCCGGCGGTGGAGCCCGCGACGGGGAGGAGCATCAGCCGGATCCCGGAGTCGGGCCGCGGCCCGGTGGAACTCGCCCAGGTCCAGGTGCTGCGCCCCGAGGCGCTGCTCGCCGAGCACCTGCGCGCCGTGCTGCGGAGCCGGGCGGCGGAGCTGTTGGGACTCCAGGACGTCCAGGGGCTCCTGGAGGGGCTGGAGCCGCGTGCGCCGATGCTGGTGAAGGAGGCGCTCCAGAAGGTGCCGTTGCCGCTCTTGACGGATGTGCTGCGCAAGCTGCTCCAAGAGGGCGTGAGCATCCGGGACTTGAAGGCCATCCTGGAGGCGCTCGTGTCACCCACCACCGAGGGGGACGCCACCGCGCTCGCCGAGCGCTGCCGACAGGCCTTGCGTCGTTACCTCAGCCACAAGTTCGCGCCCACGGGGCCGCTGTATGCGTACCTGGTGGACCCCGAGGTGGAGGAGATTCTCCGGGCGGCTGGGCCCAGGGGGCTCTCGCCGGACCCGGAGCGGGTGGCGGAAATCCTGGAGGGCGTGCGTCAGGTCGCGACGGGCGGGAAGGCCGTGCTGCTCACCGCGCCGGATGTGCGCAGGTCACTGCGCAGGCTGTGCGAGGGGGCGTTCCCGGACGTGGCGGTGCTCACCTACGGCGAGCTGGATGGCGCCCTGCAGATTCGTCCCATCGGTCGGCTGTCGCCGGTGTCCCATGGGATGTGA